The sequence TGTAAGTGCGGTGCTGATGATAAAACCCCAAAAATCTTCTTTTGTCCATTTGCAGAATTCCCAGTCGGAGTTAGGGAATAATTTAGTATGGTCAAACCTTGTCGGATTGTCGTAGCTTTTCTGAAGTTCTGCATTATCTAATTGGCGGTCCGCGATAACTCGAGTTTTCATTTTGACATAGAACCGGGCGATGTTTTCTTCCAGCCCTTTATTTTTTGTAAATAAACTTACCGGGATAAGAATAATATACGGCAGAAACGAAGCAACGAGGTATCGTATCGTCAACAGCATAGATGGTTTCATTTCCTGCAGGTTCAGCCCAATTGTTTTGGCGATTATAAGTTCGGTATGCAGTCTGCCTATACCTGTCATCGGGGAGTTTGCGTCATCCGGATTGCTTCTCGCCACTGAATCGTAATATATACTTACAGGATGAATGATAAATTCCTTTTTTATTTTTTGTCCTGCTTGAATCGCGATTCCCTTTTCAACATCTTCCTGTTTGGCCGGCAAATTCCGTATAACAGTCTGTTCGCTGGTTTGCTGAGTGAGCCATTTTAATTGTTTGACTGAATCGAACTTAGTTAATACCTCCGGCAGGATTGCGAAGAGTATCGTGGTGATTATTACCTGTGCATATACGGCCGGCAGGGTCAGGCGTTTCCAAAACAGCATCAGCAATACCGGTGCCCCGAATATAATCATTAATGAAGGCATCATAACAATTACATTGATAACACTGCTGGTGTTTACAGATACATAAATCCCGAGCAGGAGAACGCCGACAATGGAAATTCTCGATATGTTGATGTAATGTTTCTCGTTTTTGTTTTTGACGAATGGCTTATACAAATGACGAACGAATAATGCCGAAAGGTAAACGCATACGCCGGCCAGTGTGGACATATTTGCCGCAAGAATTCCCGCTATCATAAAACCCCGCGATCCCACGCCGAGCAGGTTATTGCTCATCACGCCCCATGCGGCATCCGGGTCGGAGACCGAATCCTTGTAGAGTGCATACGCAAGCAGGCCGCAAAAGGCCCACATTATTGTCAGAACTCGTTTAGTATAAGCACCGCCTATGTTGCCGATTCGAGCGGTAAGTTCATCTTTTGCCGAACCGTTGTTGGACATATTTCCCTGATGGCCCGCCATGCCTATGATAGAAACCAGTGTAAGCGCCGCGATGGAATTCCAGGAAAATTCATCTAAGCCTGAACCGAAAATCTCTAACATATGGTCCGGTATATTTGCTGAAAATGCTCCCCAGCCGCCGAGTTTTGCCAGTGCAATAGGAATCAGCATGGCCGAAAATACGAAAATGAGAATTCCCTGTATCAGGTCGTTCCAGATGGTCGCTTCAAGACCTCCCATTATTACATACATACCTACAAAAACTGTATAAAGAATATAAAACCAGGTGGCATCGGTGTAAGATATATATGCGCTTATCTGGTTCTTTTTGTACATACTGTCCAGAATCTGATATCTCGAATGCTGCTCATCGGTGAGTTTCTTCTCCTTATAAAGATTGTTGAGCTGGCGGTATTCCTGATGCAGCTCTACTTTTTGCTTTTCTGCAGCGGAATATTTTTCGTCCGGTTTTATTGTCATTGCCTCAAAGGTGCGAA comes from Phycisphaerae bacterium and encodes:
- a CDS encoding sodium:solute symporter family protein; amino-acid sequence: MDIFGFHPIDVLTIAIYLAVITYIGKRTSKKIHTEEDFFMAGRTVGKILQYFLNMSTVVDANSAVRTASFAFNKGLGGVWLMLIGIFTGPYYWFMAGWFRRVRLITMAELFEERFKSKFMASIYACVGIWLSVIIIGVGYKTSLRTFEAMTIKPDEKYSAAEKQKVELHQEYRQLNNLYKEKKLTDEQHSRYQILDSMYKKNQISAYISYTDATWFYILYTVFVGMYVIMGGLEATIWNDLIQGILIFVFSAMLIPIALAKLGGWGAFSANIPDHMLEIFGSGLDEFSWNSIAALTLVSIIGMAGHQGNMSNNGSAKDELTARIGNIGGAYTKRVLTIMWAFCGLLAYALYKDSVSDPDAAWGVMSNNLLGVGSRGFMIAGILAANMSTLAGVCVYLSALFVRHLYKPFVKNKNEKHYINISRISIVGVLLLGIYVSVNTSSVINVIVMMPSLMIIFGAPVLLMLFWKRLTLPAVYAQVIITTILFAILPEVLTKFDSVKQLKWLTQQTSEQTVIRNLPAKQEDVEKGIAIQAGQKIKKEFIIHPVSIYYDSVARSNPDDANSPMTGIGRLHTELIIAKTIGLNLQEMKPSMLLTIRYLVASFLPYIILIPVSLFTKNKGLEENIARFYVKMKTRVIADRQLDNAELQKSYDNPTRFDHTKLFPNSDWEFCKWTKEDFWGFIISTALTIGIMAAFWGLIRMIAT